From Microbacterium invictum, the proteins below share one genomic window:
- the galE gene encoding UDP-glucose 4-epimerase GalE, with product MRVLLAGGAGYIGAHTALALVEAGHEVIVVDNLSNSSAEAIARVERLGSTSIPLLVADARDEPAVLEFTRANAPIDAIVNFAGLKSVGESVSDPVRYYEVNLGIALSLLNVMTAAGIRTLVFSSSATVYGVPSSLPLTETAPTGASVTNPYGRTKHMIEEILRDAVVAHPALRITALRYFNPVGAHGSGHIGEDPAGIPNNLMPYVARVASGSLEHVGIFGDDYETPDGTGLRDYIHVVDLAAGHVAALERAREGFAVYNLGIGVPVSVREVVAAFERAADRTIPQQVLPRRAGDVAASYCDPSKAEHELDWAASLTIDDACRDAWNWQRQNPTGYLPTRATFV from the coding sequence ATGCGAGTATTACTGGCTGGCGGTGCGGGCTATATCGGCGCACACACGGCTCTTGCCCTTGTCGAGGCAGGTCACGAGGTGATCGTGGTCGACAATCTCTCGAATTCCTCGGCTGAGGCGATTGCGAGAGTTGAGCGGTTGGGGTCCACGTCGATTCCGCTGCTAGTGGCTGATGCGCGCGATGAACCTGCGGTGCTGGAGTTCACACGTGCAAATGCTCCGATTGACGCTATCGTCAACTTCGCTGGGCTGAAGTCCGTCGGGGAGTCCGTGTCCGACCCGGTTCGCTACTACGAGGTGAACTTGGGCATTGCGCTCAGCCTACTGAACGTCATGACAGCCGCGGGAATCCGCACGCTGGTGTTTTCGAGTTCTGCAACTGTGTATGGCGTGCCCAGCTCTCTGCCGCTGACCGAGACGGCACCCACCGGCGCCAGCGTCACAAACCCATACGGCCGCACCAAACACATGATCGAGGAGATACTTCGAGATGCTGTTGTGGCTCATCCCGCCCTACGGATCACAGCGCTTAGGTATTTCAACCCTGTGGGTGCGCATGGCAGCGGCCATATCGGCGAGGATCCTGCCGGGATTCCCAACAATCTGATGCCGTACGTGGCGCGTGTGGCATCGGGGTCACTCGAGCACGTCGGAATCTTTGGCGACGACTACGAGACTCCGGACGGGACGGGACTCCGCGACTATATTCATGTTGTTGATCTCGCTGCTGGACATGTTGCTGCGCTGGAGAGGGCGCGTGAAGGCTTCGCTGTCTACAACCTCGGAATTGGCGTCCCGGTGAGCGTGCGGGAAGTGGTTGCGGCATTTGAACGGGCCGCCGACAGGACGATCCCGCAGCAGGTCCTTCCCCGCCGCGCGGGCGACGTGGCAGCATCGTACTGTGATCCCAGCAAGGCCGAGCATGAGCTGGATTGGGCTGCGTCACTCACCATCGATGATGCCTGTCGTGACGCCTGGAACTGGCAGCGCCAGAACCCCACTGGTTACCTTCCGACTCGTGCCACTTTTGTGTGA
- a CDS encoding polysaccharide pyruvyl transferase family protein — protein sequence MSTGYTSARINSRYPTRTFVSLTGPAGNIGDALIRRGTLDLALGTSDAFVAYAGDAPDVWLRQLRVPTGTRVLRSKRSVPKWLWLIATAPSRPVLVFEAGEVPLDRGNVLRELVFLAETLIVRLKRGVVVRPPRGIRAPTSPAAWLHARAAGMSQIALWRDEASAAIVGGGRVVPDIGFAAGVREGQAWDQRGELVVSLRGTRPHPNDTWLQAVRATAATEGLRIRTVVQVREDEERARELAAALGGEFEPWGDRDPLEQEALLRERYDGARLVISDRMHVLVLAALSGAVPVELVPHPTRKITEAFATTGLHGITLDASTSDADGMQQFLQTQRGRQAEVRERMRDADRRLTEVEAEVRATIAAARA from the coding sequence ATGTCCACCGGCTATACCAGCGCACGCATAAATTCCCGCTACCCAACCCGTACTTTCGTCTCGCTGACCGGGCCAGCGGGCAACATCGGCGACGCACTGATCCGGCGCGGCACGCTCGACTTGGCGCTCGGCACGTCGGACGCGTTCGTCGCGTACGCAGGCGATGCCCCCGACGTGTGGCTGCGGCAGCTGCGCGTGCCTACCGGCACTCGCGTGCTGCGTTCGAAGCGCAGCGTGCCGAAGTGGCTGTGGCTGATCGCCACCGCACCGTCGCGTCCGGTGCTCGTGTTCGAGGCCGGTGAAGTGCCCCTCGACCGCGGCAACGTGCTGCGGGAGCTGGTGTTCCTCGCTGAGACGCTGATCGTGCGGCTCAAGCGCGGCGTCGTCGTGCGGCCACCCCGCGGCATCCGGGCCCCCACCAGCCCTGCCGCGTGGCTGCACGCGCGGGCCGCAGGTATGTCGCAGATCGCGCTGTGGCGAGACGAAGCGAGCGCTGCGATCGTCGGTGGCGGCCGAGTCGTCCCGGACATCGGCTTCGCCGCGGGTGTGCGCGAGGGGCAGGCCTGGGACCAGCGCGGCGAGCTGGTCGTGAGCCTGCGGGGCACACGGCCGCATCCGAATGACACATGGTTACAGGCCGTGCGCGCCACTGCCGCCACCGAGGGACTGCGCATTCGCACCGTCGTGCAAGTGCGCGAGGACGAGGAACGCGCGCGCGAACTGGCTGCGGCACTCGGCGGTGAGTTCGAGCCGTGGGGCGACCGCGATCCCCTCGAGCAAGAGGCCCTGCTGCGCGAGCGCTACGACGGCGCCCGTCTCGTGATCAGCGACCGGATGCACGTGCTCGTGCTCGCGGCCCTGAGCGGCGCCGTACCGGTAGAACTGGTGCCGCACCCCACCCGCAAGATCACGGAGGCATTCGCCACCACGGGATTGCACGGCATCACACTTGATGCCTCGACGTCGGACGCCGACGGCATGCAGCAGTTTCTGCAGACTCAGCGGGGTCGGCAGGCCGAGGTACGCGAGCGCATGCGTGACGCCGACCGGCGACTGACCGAGGTCGAGGCCGAGGTGCGCGCGACGATCGCGGCGGCGCGAGCATGA
- a CDS encoding glycosyltransferase, with protein sequence MSDRHAAQEGTAAAEGGRILFLSHSHAFGPFRVGSHHYARTVAHRGYDVVHLSTPISLAHRAIGRVARGDVAAVPKGLHRDADGVTHLVPRTALPRPYGPFRVARELSHHGIHSPFDAVLIDQPLLWDDSVRTLARRLVYRPTDLYPSGVKERLQRQIVTAADGVVATSAEVLRGLGPLDVPTLVLENGVDAARFAPVGDATEERDAVCVYVGALDQRFDWPQLDAWARAHSDVRFAVAGPAATPPTAVAGNVDLLGPVPYDALPALLHDARVGLLPLSDDPLNAGRSPMKLYEYLAAGLAVVARETPVIRPDEEDGLFTYAGTADADEALRRALAHPSPNATGEQRAAAESWEAKTDALMGFVRGLTAR encoded by the coding sequence ATGAGCGACCGGCACGCGGCACAAGAGGGTACAGCGGCGGCCGAGGGTGGTCGCATCCTATTCCTCTCGCACAGTCACGCCTTCGGACCGTTCCGGGTGGGCAGCCATCACTACGCCCGCACGGTCGCGCACCGCGGGTACGACGTCGTGCACCTCTCCACGCCGATCTCGCTCGCGCACCGCGCCATCGGCCGCGTGGCCCGCGGCGATGTCGCCGCCGTCCCGAAGGGCTTGCACCGCGACGCGGACGGTGTCACGCATCTTGTGCCGCGCACTGCCCTCCCCCGCCCCTACGGACCGTTTCGCGTAGCGCGTGAGCTGTCGCATCACGGCATCCACTCGCCCTTCGACGCCGTGCTCATCGACCAGCCCCTGCTCTGGGACGACTCGGTGCGCACCCTCGCCCGCCGGCTCGTGTACCGGCCCACCGATCTCTATCCGTCGGGTGTGAAGGAGCGGCTGCAACGGCAGATCGTGACCGCTGCCGACGGCGTCGTCGCCACGTCGGCGGAGGTGCTGCGCGGGCTCGGGCCACTCGATGTCCCGACGCTCGTACTCGAGAACGGGGTGGATGCCGCGCGCTTCGCGCCGGTCGGCGACGCCACCGAGGAGCGGGACGCCGTGTGCGTGTACGTGGGGGCGCTCGATCAGCGGTTCGACTGGCCGCAGCTGGATGCCTGGGCGCGCGCGCACTCCGACGTGCGCTTCGCCGTCGCCGGCCCGGCCGCAACACCCCCGACGGCCGTTGCCGGCAACGTCGACCTGCTCGGGCCCGTCCCCTACGACGCGCTGCCGGCGTTGCTGCACGACGCCCGCGTCGGCCTGCTGCCGCTCTCGGACGATCCACTCAACGCCGGACGCAGCCCCATGAAACTCTACGAGTACCTCGCGGCGGGTCTGGCGGTGGTAGCGCGCGAGACGCCGGTGATCCGCCCCGACGAGGAGGACGGCCTGTTCACCTACGCCGGGACCGCCGACGCTGATGAGGCGCTCCGGCGTGCGCTCGCGCATCCCTCCCCCAACGCCACCGGGGAACAGCGCGCTGCCGCGGAGTCGTGGGAGGCGAAGACCGACGCGCTCATGGGGTTCGTGCGCGGGCTCACCGCGCGCTGA
- a CDS encoding glycosyltransferase family 4 protein: MTDLYVDDRYRGAHGIGRYAREVLSRLRPQWRPLDLDGSPHSPLDAFRPLPALGAESLVYSPGYGALVRAPRQVLTIHDLIQLRSPWPGRAKFAAYYAGPVRHTVRKAGVVLTVSETSAREIREWLRDDAVRVVNAGNGCSAAFHPEGPSEHAADPYVVFVGNTRRHKNLDVVLQALALAPDVRLRAVVPEREVEDAAVRAAARGVADRVDWLHGIDDARLAALYRGAAATVMPSTLEGFGLPALESIACGVPVIFWRGCESVAEIVGDRGWALGSAMDAGEWAAALTEADAAPRRVEPPHGVYDWDRTAGVVSGVLESKTAS; this comes from the coding sequence ATGACGGACCTCTACGTCGACGACCGGTATCGCGGCGCGCATGGGATCGGCCGTTACGCCCGCGAGGTGCTCTCGCGCCTGCGGCCGCAGTGGCGACCGCTCGACCTCGACGGCAGCCCGCACTCCCCGCTGGACGCGTTCCGCCCGCTCCCTGCCCTCGGCGCCGAGTCGCTCGTCTACTCGCCGGGCTACGGCGCGCTCGTGCGCGCCCCGCGCCAGGTCCTGACCATCCACGATCTGATCCAGCTGCGGTCGCCCTGGCCCGGGCGGGCGAAGTTCGCGGCCTACTACGCGGGGCCGGTCCGGCACACGGTGCGCAAGGCCGGCGTCGTGCTGACCGTGTCAGAGACGTCCGCGCGCGAGATCCGCGAGTGGCTGCGCGACGACGCCGTCCGCGTGGTCAATGCGGGCAACGGATGTTCCGCGGCCTTCCACCCCGAGGGCCCTTCGGAGCACGCGGCGGATCCGTACGTGGTGTTCGTCGGCAACACCCGGCGGCACAAGAACCTCGATGTCGTGCTGCAGGCCTTGGCGCTCGCCCCGGATGTGCGGCTGCGCGCCGTGGTCCCCGAGCGAGAGGTGGAGGATGCCGCGGTGCGCGCCGCCGCGCGCGGTGTCGCCGACCGCGTGGACTGGTTGCACGGCATCGACGACGCGCGGCTCGCGGCGCTGTACCGTGGTGCGGCCGCGACGGTGATGCCGTCCACGCTCGAAGGCTTCGGCCTCCCCGCACTCGAGTCGATCGCGTGCGGGGTGCCGGTGATCTTCTGGCGCGGCTGCGAGTCGGTCGCCGAGATCGTCGGCGACCGGGGGTGGGCGCTGGGGAGCGCGATGGATGCCGGGGAGTGGGCCGCGGCGCTCACCGAGGCGGACGCGGCGCCGCGCCGCGTCGAGCCACCGCACGGCGTGTACGACTGGGATCGCACCGCCGGCGTCGTCTCTGGCGTCCTCGAGTCCAAGACCGCCTCCTAA
- a CDS encoding glycosyltransferase codes for MSGILIHEWLSRHGGSENVFEVLSDTFPDAERFCLWNDSDGRFPGVEETVLARTPLRRSKAAALPFMPAVWRHLPGRDADWILCSSHLFSHHARFAGPARDAPKLVYAHTPARYVWTPELDGRGSGPAARALSRVLKPLDRKRAQEPVAIAANSAFVAQRIADTWRREATVIHPPIDVSGFATRLVELNPTEQAALDGLPPEFLLGVSRFVPYKRLDRVIEAGVAAGLPVVLAGSGPDEERLRAIADERGERVVFVHDPSSALLAELYRRSLALVFPAIEDFGIMPVEAMATGTPVVASAVGGTAETVVDGVTGALVHDWTPSELKVAVERAAGADAEVCVARAYEFDTPVFVDRVTAWVAAQTGADAGVSPASPGGSRP; via the coding sequence ATGTCCGGCATTCTGATCCACGAGTGGCTCTCACGGCACGGCGGCTCCGAGAACGTCTTCGAGGTGCTGTCGGACACCTTTCCCGATGCCGAGCGCTTCTGCCTCTGGAACGACAGCGACGGCAGGTTCCCGGGCGTTGAAGAGACCGTGCTCGCGCGCACGCCGCTGCGCCGCAGCAAGGCGGCCGCGCTGCCGTTCATGCCGGCCGTGTGGCGGCACCTGCCGGGGCGCGATGCGGACTGGATCCTCTGCAGCAGTCACCTGTTCTCCCACCACGCCCGGTTCGCCGGTCCCGCGCGCGACGCCCCGAAGCTCGTGTATGCGCACACGCCGGCGCGGTATGTCTGGACACCCGAGCTGGACGGTCGCGGCAGTGGCCCCGCAGCCCGCGCGCTCTCGCGCGTGCTGAAGCCCCTCGATCGTAAGCGGGCGCAGGAGCCGGTCGCGATCGCCGCCAACAGTGCGTTCGTCGCGCAGCGCATCGCCGACACGTGGCGGCGTGAGGCCACCGTCATCCACCCGCCGATCGACGTGTCGGGGTTCGCAACTCGACTCGTCGAGCTGAACCCGACCGAGCAGGCGGCGCTGGACGGGCTGCCGCCGGAGTTCCTGCTCGGCGTCTCTCGCTTCGTGCCCTACAAGCGTCTCGACCGGGTGATCGAGGCGGGAGTCGCGGCCGGGCTGCCGGTCGTGCTGGCGGGGAGCGGGCCCGACGAAGAGCGGCTCCGTGCGATCGCCGACGAGCGGGGTGAACGCGTCGTGTTCGTCCACGACCCGTCATCCGCACTTCTCGCCGAGCTGTATCGACGTTCTCTCGCACTGGTGTTCCCCGCGATCGAGGACTTCGGCATCATGCCGGTGGAGGCGATGGCGACCGGGACGCCGGTGGTGGCGAGTGCCGTCGGCGGGACCGCCGAGACGGTGGTCGACGGCGTGACCGGCGCGCTCGTGCACGACTGGACGCCCAGCGAGCTCAAGGTCGCGGTCGAGCGCGCCGCCGGCGCTGATGCCGAGGTGTGCGTCGCGCGTGCCTACGAGTTCGATACGCCCGTCTTCGTCGACCGCGTCACCGCGTGGGTAGCGGCACAGACGGGGGCGGATGCCGGAGTCTCACCCGCATCTCCAGGTGGGTCCCGGCCATGA